One genomic segment of Novosphingobium sp. RL4 includes these proteins:
- a CDS encoding diguanylate cyclase, which produces MTKATILIVDDDVANIEIMNAVLEDDYDVCFAMSGEEAIETARTVDPDLILLDIVLPGLDGFEVCRELKVDPVLADVPIIFMTGLDDSEDEMRGLSLGAIDYVAKPIQPAILRARVSNHVELKRLRDKLAELAVTDALTGLSNRRQLERTLEAEWSRMCRSGDWLSVIMLDIDFFKQFNDTYGHVAGDRCIVMIAATLNRALRRVTAVTARYGGEEFVCILPGADPASARQVAEEIRRQVNALQIPHETSQVSSYVTVSIGVASARCTGDMTPERWIAEADKQLYLSKVGGRDRIVGTQFQVTCLG; this is translated from the coding sequence GTGACCAAGGCGACCATCCTCATCGTCGATGACGATGTCGCGAACATCGAGATCATGAACGCCGTGCTCGAAGACGATTACGACGTCTGCTTCGCCATGTCGGGCGAGGAAGCGATCGAAACGGCGCGGACGGTGGACCCGGACCTGATCCTGCTCGATATCGTGTTGCCGGGGCTGGACGGTTTCGAGGTTTGCCGGGAGCTCAAGGTCGATCCCGTGCTGGCGGACGTGCCGATAATCTTCATGACCGGCCTCGACGATTCCGAGGACGAGATGAGGGGCCTTTCGCTAGGCGCGATCGACTATGTGGCCAAGCCGATCCAGCCCGCCATCCTGCGGGCTCGGGTGAGCAACCATGTCGAGCTGAAGCGCCTTCGCGACAAGCTGGCCGAACTGGCGGTAACCGATGCGCTGACCGGGCTCAGCAACCGGCGGCAGCTTGAACGGACGCTGGAGGCAGAGTGGTCCCGAATGTGCCGCAGTGGTGACTGGCTGTCGGTCATCATGCTCGACATCGATTTCTTCAAGCAGTTCAACGACACCTACGGACATGTTGCCGGAGATCGCTGCATCGTCATGATCGCGGCCACGCTCAACCGAGCCTTGCGCCGCGTTACGGCGGTGACGGCCCGTTATGGCGGGGAGGAGTTCGTGTGTATCCTGCCCGGCGCGGACCCGGCTTCCGCGCGGCAGGTCGCGGAGGAAATCCGCAGGCAGGTCAACGCGTTGCAGATCCCTCACGAGACATCGCAGGTCAGTTCCTACGTTACCGTCAGCATCGGTGTCGCCAGTGCGCGCTGCACTGGCGACATGACGCCTGAACGGTGGATCGCGGAAGCGGACAAGCAGCTCTACCTTAGCAAGGTCGGAGGCCGGGACCGGATCGTCGGAACCCAGTTCCAGGTGACCTGCCTGGGTTGA
- a CDS encoding hybrid sensor histidine kinase/response regulator: MIGVLDKLRNQFGRFLIPLFWGHVPLQAVVAHAMGLSPIRAGLAAAIVALAYHLTWRRCGTAPATRYLSAVALMAEPAMLLFLLRGHPWQMDMHMYFFAMLALTIAWLDRETILVAAGAIAAHHLLLLYLLPYAVFPAAGNLERVLLHASIVAFQTAVLIWLNKMLLASFDRIGRMSEEIVAKNAALEARTREAEDATRAKSMFLANMSHEIRTPMNAIMGFCHLVGRTNLDDRQRGYVERISGAGASLLRLINDILDYSKNEAGKLTLEARPFDLRAAIAGQVQLLTVEASAKGVQIVSQIDHKVPSAVIGDELRFSQVVLNLLSNAVKFSNRGAVTIAVDLRSRDSSRLTIELSVRDHGIGMSAEQQAGLFSSFSQGDNSTTRRFGGTGLGLAICRQIVEQMGGDIGVESAPNLGSTFTCRMVFAEHANRRADAMPAPYLRRLRVLAADDNAAARQVVEEIFNDWQMDVDLVSSGDEAVAAFASAAQQGAAYDLVLLDWKMPGMDGMEAVRTLRRMQHGAPSPVTLIVTAYAIDEMAAEAGEAGVSAFLTKPIDPAALLDTITSLFAEAQRAPAPRQTESVAEGKVEPHLRGLRVLLVEDNEINREIAIELLTHAGLIVDSAENGRIACEKVMEHGAEYAAILMDVQMPEMDGIEATTIIRETWTADQLPIIAITAHAFETERERCLSVGMNDHVAKPVDPSQLLRTLNRWLKPAVGLLAAEPAGPDVPPHSPDALPRQLGPFDLETALKRVNGKEALLRKLVISFANSYAHAEQELRERIAAGQIGDARRLVHSLKGVAGSLELRALQACAAEVERLLAQDAVAEAQSALVGLVPELNRAVAAARTLSTEPPPPSSLGLVLPVDTGSDLGTIREELRGLLHRRSLGARHAFERMARAMGLSDAERLNHPLHCALQKLDYVSALALLDDVPMEPAGSSRAAASEGMPS, encoded by the coding sequence GTGATCGGTGTTCTCGACAAGTTGCGCAACCAGTTCGGCCGCTTCCTGATACCCCTGTTCTGGGGGCATGTACCGCTCCAGGCCGTGGTTGCACACGCGATGGGGCTATCGCCGATCCGGGCGGGGCTTGCCGCCGCCATCGTCGCTCTGGCCTACCATCTTACATGGCGACGCTGCGGTACGGCGCCCGCCACCCGCTATCTTTCGGCGGTCGCCCTGATGGCGGAACCGGCGATGCTGCTGTTCCTGCTTCGCGGACACCCGTGGCAGATGGACATGCATATGTACTTCTTCGCCATGCTGGCCCTGACCATCGCCTGGCTGGACCGCGAGACCATCCTCGTGGCGGCGGGGGCGATTGCAGCGCATCATCTGCTATTGCTCTACCTGCTTCCCTATGCGGTGTTCCCGGCTGCAGGCAATCTGGAGCGGGTCCTGCTTCATGCGTCGATCGTCGCTTTCCAGACTGCCGTGCTGATCTGGCTGAACAAGATGCTGCTCGCCAGCTTCGACCGGATCGGCCGCATGAGCGAGGAAATCGTCGCCAAGAACGCCGCGCTGGAAGCGCGCACGCGCGAGGCCGAGGATGCGACCCGCGCCAAGAGCATGTTCCTGGCGAACATGAGCCACGAGATACGCACACCCATGAATGCGATCATGGGCTTCTGCCATCTGGTTGGCCGCACGAACCTTGACGACCGGCAGCGCGGATATGTCGAGCGGATCAGCGGCGCTGGCGCCTCGTTGCTGAGGCTCATCAACGACATCCTGGACTATTCCAAGAACGAGGCGGGCAAGCTGACGCTGGAAGCGAGGCCTTTCGATTTGCGCGCGGCGATTGCCGGGCAAGTCCAGCTTCTCACGGTGGAGGCAAGTGCCAAGGGCGTGCAGATCGTCTCGCAGATCGATCACAAGGTTCCGAGCGCTGTAATCGGAGACGAGTTGCGGTTCTCGCAGGTCGTGCTCAATCTCCTCAGCAACGCCGTGAAGTTTTCCAACCGGGGCGCGGTGACGATCGCGGTCGATTTGCGTTCGCGGGATTCCTCGCGGCTCACGATCGAGCTTTCGGTTCGGGATCACGGCATCGGTATGTCTGCGGAGCAGCAGGCGGGCCTGTTCAGCTCGTTTTCCCAGGGGGACAATTCCACCACCCGGCGGTTCGGCGGAACGGGTCTGGGGCTGGCGATCTGCCGCCAGATCGTGGAGCAGATGGGCGGTGACATCGGCGTGGAGAGCGCGCCGAACCTTGGCAGCACCTTCACCTGCCGGATGGTCTTCGCAGAGCACGCGAACAGGCGCGCAGATGCGATGCCCGCACCGTATCTGCGCCGGCTTCGCGTTCTGGCGGCGGACGACAACGCAGCCGCGCGTCAGGTCGTGGAGGAGATCTTCAACGACTGGCAGATGGACGTCGATCTCGTTTCCTCCGGGGACGAGGCGGTGGCCGCCTTCGCCAGTGCGGCGCAGCAGGGGGCGGCCTATGATCTCGTCCTGCTCGACTGGAAGATGCCGGGCATGGACGGCATGGAGGCGGTGCGGACTTTGCGGCGCATGCAGCACGGCGCGCCATCGCCGGTGACGCTGATCGTCACTGCCTATGCGATTGACGAGATGGCGGCCGAAGCCGGAGAGGCGGGGGTCTCGGCTTTCCTCACTAAGCCGATCGACCCGGCGGCTCTGCTGGATACGATCACCTCGTTGTTCGCCGAGGCGCAACGGGCGCCCGCTCCCAGGCAGACGGAATCGGTGGCGGAAGGCAAGGTCGAGCCGCATTTACGGGGCCTGCGCGTCCTGCTGGTGGAAGATAACGAGATCAACCGAGAGATCGCGATAGAGTTGCTCACGCACGCCGGCCTGATCGTGGACAGCGCGGAAAACGGCCGGATCGCCTGCGAAAAGGTCATGGAACACGGCGCTGAATATGCCGCGATTCTGATGGACGTGCAGATGCCGGAAATGGATGGCATCGAGGCAACGACGATCATCCGCGAAACCTGGACGGCGGACCAGCTGCCTATCATCGCGATCACCGCTCACGCCTTCGAAACCGAACGGGAGCGCTGCCTGTCTGTCGGCATGAACGATCACGTCGCCAAGCCGGTCGATCCTTCGCAATTGCTCCGTACTCTCAATCGCTGGCTGAAGCCTGCCGTCGGATTGCTCGCGGCGGAGCCCGCGGGGCCCGATGTGCCCCCCCACTCTCCGGATGCGCTGCCCCGGCAGCTCGGCCCGTTCGATCTCGAAACCGCGCTCAAACGGGTGAATGGCAAGGAGGCCCTGCTGCGCAAGCTGGTCATCAGCTTCGCCAATTCCTATGCCCATGCCGAACAGGAACTGCGTGAGCGGATTGCGGCGGGGCAGATCGGCGATGCCCGGCGGCTGGTGCACAGCCTCAAGGGCGTGGCGGGCTCGCTGGAACTGCGCGCGCTGCAAGCCTGCGCGGCAGAGGTTGAACGTCTGCTCGCACAGGATGCTGTTGCCGAGGCGCAGTCTGCACTTGTCGGGCTCGTTCCAGAGCTGAACAGAGCCGTGGCCGCTGCCCGCACACTTTCCACGGAGCCGCCGCCGCCATCATCCTTGGGACTGGTTCTGCCGGTGGACACCGGCTCCGATCTCGGCACCATCCGCGAGGAACTGCGCGGCTTGCTGCATCGTCGCAGTCTGGGCGCGCGGCATGCCTTCGAAAGGATGGCGCGGGCGATGGGCCTGTCCGATGCCGAGCGACTGAATCACCCCCTGCATTGCGCACTCCAGAAGCTCGATTACGTCTCGGCTCTCGCCCTGCTGGATGACGTGCCCATGGAACCTGCGGGAAGCAGCCGGGCGGCCGCATCGGAAGGCATGCCTTCGTGA
- a CDS encoding GGDEF domain-containing protein, producing MSNAIAFVASAFLMLEWHLLRERSLAYWSAGFGAIVAGCTITPLREQGFFIAGIWVANGLLVVAHIAFLFGTSAFAGKRPPKAWTCVLIAWLAMLAVPEGPARTQVLALTNSLIVALLSLKCADLLGGLRKRRDPDTTVLAFAFLGHGAFYLFKAFAVFLPGAFINLTHYSGLMISVSLFEGIMMEVALALSIVGTLRRRREQSIVKLAEHDPLTGLLNRRGFEARANALLRAEAGQGALLLLDIDHFKSINDGYGHPEGDRLLIALGVFLNSALPENAVYARLGGDEFAVLLPGTSALSALTLGKTLCQGFARIGARGNGGTLSIGCATYSEGSLALEELQAIADRALYDAKRQGRNRSSHRDATPADTALSSIPALHEAHVPATSADVLSIAAASPTRA from the coding sequence ATGTCAAATGCGATCGCCTTCGTGGCGTCCGCATTCCTTATGCTGGAATGGCATCTCTTGCGGGAGCGGTCGCTGGCATATTGGAGCGCCGGTTTCGGCGCGATCGTGGCGGGCTGCACGATCACGCCGCTGCGGGAGCAGGGGTTCTTCATTGCGGGCATCTGGGTGGCCAATGGCCTCCTGGTGGTGGCGCATATCGCGTTTCTCTTCGGTACTTCCGCCTTCGCCGGAAAGCGTCCGCCCAAGGCATGGACATGTGTGCTGATCGCCTGGTTGGCGATGCTGGCCGTGCCTGAGGGGCCCGCGCGAACGCAGGTCCTGGCGCTGACCAATTCGCTGATCGTTGCGTTGCTCTCGCTCAAATGTGCGGATCTGTTGGGCGGGCTGCGCAAACGGCGAGACCCCGATACCACGGTGCTGGCCTTCGCCTTTCTCGGGCATGGGGCATTCTATCTCTTCAAGGCTTTCGCGGTGTTTCTGCCTGGGGCCTTCATCAACTTGACGCATTACAGCGGCCTGATGATTTCGGTTTCGCTGTTCGAAGGGATCATGATGGAAGTGGCCCTTGCGCTGTCCATTGTCGGCACGCTGCGTCGGCGCCGCGAACAGAGCATCGTGAAACTGGCCGAGCACGACCCGCTGACGGGGCTGCTCAACCGCCGTGGCTTCGAAGCGCGCGCGAATGCCCTGCTGCGTGCGGAAGCCGGCCAAGGGGCCTTGCTGCTGCTCGATATCGACCATTTCAAGTCGATCAACGATGGCTACGGACATCCTGAAGGGGATCGTCTGCTGATCGCCTTGGGTGTGTTCCTCAACTCGGCCCTGCCCGAAAATGCGGTCTATGCCCGGCTTGGTGGAGACGAGTTCGCCGTTTTGCTACCCGGTACCAGCGCCTTGTCGGCGCTGACGCTGGGCAAGACTCTTTGTCAGGGCTTCGCCAGGATCGGAGCGCGGGGGAACGGCGGCACGCTAAGCATCGGCTGCGCGACATATTCGGAAGGCTCGCTTGCGCTGGAAGAACTGCAGGCGATTGCCGACAGGGCGCTTTACGACGCCAAGCGACAGGGCAGGAACCGTTCAAGTCATCGCGATGCGACGCCTGCGGATACGGCCTTGTCCAGCATTCCAGCGCTGCATGAGGCGCACGTTCCCGCGACTTCGGCCGACGTGCTTTCGATCGCGGCCGCGTCGCCGACCCGCGCCTGA
- a CDS encoding Leu/Phe/Val dehydrogenase codes for MVARASRMTPPMEYVRLYDEAAGLDGVIAIHSTARGPAAGGCRFWTYADESAAMADAVRLAEGMSYKNAMAELPFGGGKAVLRRPAGAFDRTALFEAFGEAVERLEGRYVTAEDVGTSVSDMEAVARHTNHVAGRTALPGRAGGDPSPWTALGVFEAMRFAAGFRFGGGLSGMTVSVLGVGNVGAHLCDLLAEAGARLVVADIDPARCARIAEKHGASIVPVSEISGVAADVFAPCALGGVLDAATVSALQAQIVCGAANNQLSSEDVAGLLLERGLVYVPDYVANAGGIINVSAEYLHESTDEVRQRVLQIGPRVSALLDEAAQDALPPSTVADRIAERLMQPERVAEPA; via the coding sequence ATGGTCGCCCGCGCCAGCCGCATGACGCCGCCGATGGAATATGTCCGTCTCTACGACGAAGCTGCCGGCCTTGACGGTGTAATCGCCATTCACTCCACCGCGCGCGGACCGGCTGCCGGCGGCTGCCGGTTCTGGACTTACGCCGACGAAAGCGCCGCCATGGCAGACGCTGTGCGTCTGGCCGAAGGCATGAGCTACAAGAACGCCATGGCCGAACTGCCCTTCGGCGGCGGCAAGGCCGTGCTTCGCCGTCCGGCCGGTGCGTTCGACCGCACAGCCCTGTTCGAGGCTTTCGGCGAGGCTGTCGAACGGCTCGAAGGCCGCTATGTCACGGCAGAGGATGTCGGCACCAGCGTATCGGACATGGAGGCGGTTGCACGCCACACGAACCATGTGGCCGGCCGCACGGCACTGCCCGGCCGCGCCGGGGGCGATCCTTCGCCCTGGACCGCGCTCGGAGTGTTCGAGGCCATGCGCTTCGCTGCGGGGTTCCGTTTCGGCGGCGGCCTTTCCGGCATGACGGTATCGGTGCTTGGCGTCGGTAACGTCGGTGCACACCTGTGCGATCTGCTGGCTGAAGCCGGCGCCCGGCTCGTCGTGGCCGATATCGATCCGGCCCGCTGCGCGCGGATCGCCGAGAAGCATGGCGCCAGCATCGTGCCGGTCAGCGAGATCTCAGGAGTTGCCGCCGATGTCTTCGCGCCTTGCGCCCTTGGCGGCGTGCTGGATGCGGCAACCGTCTCGGCACTGCAGGCCCAGATCGTTTGCGGAGCAGCCAACAACCAGCTCTCCAGCGAAGATGTCGCCGGCCTCCTGCTGGAACGCGGGCTGGTCTACGTGCCCGACTACGTCGCCAATGCAGGCGGCATCATCAACGTCTCGGCCGAGTACCTTCACGAAAGCACCGATGAAGTCCGCCAGCGCGTCCTTCAGATCGGCCCCCGCGTGTCTGCGCTTCTCGATGAAGCGGCGCAGGACGCACTCCCGCCCTCGACCGTCGCGGACCGCATCGCCGAGCGGCTGATGCAGCCGGAACGGGTTGCCGAGCCGGCCTGA
- a CDS encoding Flp family type IVb pilin, with the protein MKTIRKLFARLIADERGLTAVEYAVLGAIVVGAISSIGTAFGSGLTGAFQTMIDNFS; encoded by the coding sequence ATGAAAACCATTCGTAAGCTTTTTGCGCGTCTGATCGCTGATGAACGCGGCCTTACGGCTGTTGAATATGCAGTGTTGGGAGCAATTGTGGTGGGGGCCATCAGTTCTATCGGAACTGCATTCGGAAGCGGCCTTACCGGCGCCTTCCAGACGATGATCGACAATTTCTCCTGA
- a CDS encoding response regulator yields MNVMTPTWRTRLGAILNPGPASAENESEYPVHDDTPPEPVLIVDDDEDFGSECAFSLQLMGYEPVVATSAEEAMELFEEHEISIAIVDYNMPGQDGIALIHALSQSAEMRGRRLQFIMATGYASKDVAIDAMRASAVDFLEKPVNQSDLRKALQRIKGLRQTPEARGSLLGKISSLSTELQRLAILMDDPDASARRADVAPSDEIKAPVAGVNAPASETGQLTDYIRELLRKEMKRREIGGGELFGDPAWEMLLDLLLAKIEGRRVSVSSACIASGAPMSTALRLVRRLVGEGVLCRLPDEQDRRRHFLIINPKFELPLLDYLTEQLRQRSAASTR; encoded by the coding sequence ATGAACGTGATGACACCGACCTGGCGAACGCGACTTGGGGCCATTCTCAATCCGGGACCGGCCAGCGCGGAAAATGAGAGCGAATATCCGGTGCACGACGATACGCCGCCCGAGCCGGTCCTTATCGTGGATGACGACGAGGACTTCGGCAGCGAGTGTGCGTTCAGCCTCCAGCTCATGGGGTATGAGCCGGTTGTCGCAACAAGTGCAGAAGAGGCGATGGAGCTGTTCGAGGAGCACGAGATCTCGATCGCGATCGTCGATTACAATATGCCCGGACAGGATGGCATCGCGCTGATCCACGCGCTTTCGCAAAGCGCCGAGATGCGGGGGCGGCGGCTCCAGTTCATCATGGCCACAGGCTATGCCAGCAAGGATGTCGCCATCGACGCGATGCGGGCTTCCGCTGTCGACTTCCTGGAAAAGCCGGTCAACCAGTCGGATCTCCGCAAGGCGTTGCAGCGTATCAAGGGATTGCGCCAGACGCCGGAGGCGAGAGGCTCGCTGCTGGGAAAGATTTCCAGCCTGAGCACCGAACTTCAGCGCCTTGCGATCCTGATGGATGACCCGGACGCTTCCGCGCGGCGGGCCGATGTAGCTCCTTCAGATGAGATCAAGGCGCCGGTCGCCGGGGTTAATGCGCCCGCTTCCGAAACCGGGCAGTTGACGGATTACATCCGGGAACTGCTGCGCAAGGAAATGAAACGCAGGGAGATCGGCGGCGGCGAACTGTTCGGGGATCCAGCCTGGGAAATGTTGCTCGATCTTCTGCTGGCCAAGATCGAAGGCCGGCGCGTTTCGGTATCGAGCGCCTGCATCGCCTCCGGCGCACCGATGAGCACGGCGCTGCGGCTGGTGCGGCGACTGGTTGGGGAAGGTGTGCTCTGTCGATTGCCAGATGAGCAGGATCGTCGTCGTCACTTCCTGATCATCAATCCCAAGTTCGAACTGCCCCTGCTGGATTATCTTACCGAACAGCTTCGCCAGCGGTCGGCTGCTTCCACCCGGTAG
- a CDS encoding TadE/TadG family type IV pilus assembly protein: MRMSADPIRRLLKCDRGMAALEFVFLAPALLALVFGIFVYSIYFSALIGVRHAAAEGARAAVAGLSTQERVSIAETRAKEVIDGYGKILGGGSSPVITAASDGTGVFKVKVSYDMAASPIMKYGNFIPLPSSNLEASVIVTNGGY, translated from the coding sequence ATGCGCATGTCAGCTGATCCGATCCGTCGACTGCTGAAATGCGACAGGGGCATGGCAGCGCTGGAGTTCGTTTTCCTCGCTCCGGCGCTGCTCGCCCTGGTTTTCGGGATATTCGTCTATTCGATCTACTTCAGTGCTCTCATCGGGGTGCGTCATGCCGCAGCCGAAGGCGCCCGCGCCGCGGTTGCGGGATTGTCGACTCAGGAACGTGTATCGATTGCAGAGACACGGGCCAAAGAAGTGATCGACGGCTACGGGAAAATTCTTGGCGGAGGTTCGTCGCCGGTGATCACGGCGGCATCGGATGGTACCGGCGTGTTCAAGGTAAAGGTCAGCTATGACATGGCTGCCAGTCCCATCATGAAGTATGGGAATTTCATCCCATTGCCATCATCCAATCTGGAGGCAAGCGTGATCGTGACGAACGGGGGATACTGA
- a CDS encoding Lrp/AsnC family transcriptional regulator, which translates to MTELDPYERKILRELQRDAGQTTAQIAERVGLSSSPCWRRIDRLEREGYIKRRVALVDRKKVGLDAHVFAQVKLNAHGRANLDEFSAKIREFPEVLDCYVLMGSIDFLIRVVAADIEAYEKFFFEKLSQLPGVQEINSIVALSEIKATTELPI; encoded by the coding sequence ATGACCGAACTTGATCCCTATGAGCGCAAGATTCTCCGCGAGCTGCAGCGCGATGCAGGCCAGACTACGGCGCAGATCGCAGAACGGGTGGGCTTGTCCTCTTCGCCATGCTGGCGCCGGATCGATCGGCTTGAGCGCGAGGGCTACATCAAGCGGCGGGTGGCGCTGGTAGATCGAAAGAAGGTCGGCCTCGATGCCCATGTCTTTGCGCAAGTGAAGCTCAACGCCCATGGCCGCGCCAATCTCGACGAATTCTCCGCCAAGATCCGGGAATTTCCAGAGGTTCTGGACTGCTACGTGCTGATGGGCTCGATCGATTTCCTGATCCGCGTCGTCGCCGCCGATATCGAGGCTTACGAAAAATTCTTCTTCGAGAAGCTGTCTCAGCTTCCCGGCGTTCAGGAAATCAACTCGATCGTGGCCTTGTCGGAAATCAAGGCGACGACCGAGTTGCCGATCTGA